In Haliaeetus albicilla chromosome 12, bHalAlb1.1, whole genome shotgun sequence, a genomic segment contains:
- the FEM1B gene encoding protein fem-1 homolog B: MEGLAGYVYKAASEGRVLTLAALLLNRSESDIKYLLGYVSQHGGQRSTPLIIAARNGHTKVVRLLLEHYRVQTQQTGTVRFDGFVIDGATALWCAAGAGHFEVVKLLVSHGANVNHTTVTNSTPLRAACFDGRLDIVKYLVENNANISIANKYDNTCLMIAAYKGHTDVVRYLLEQHADPNAKAHCGATALHFAAEAGHLEIVRELVKWKAAMMVNGHGMTPLKVAAESCKADVVELLLAHADCDRRSRIEALELLGASFANDRENYDIMKTYHYLYLAMLERYRDSENIIEKEVLPQIEAYGNRTECRTPQELESIRQDRDALHMEGLIVRERILGSDNIDVSHPIIYRGAVYADNMEFEQCIKLWLHALHLRQKGNRNTHKDLLRFAQVFSQMIHLNEPVKAKDIESVLRCSVLEIEQGMSRIKTTQDSDIHTAMDNYECNIFTFLYLVCISTKTQCSEEDQSRINKQIYNLIHLDPRTRDGSSLLHHAVNSSTPVDDFHTNDVCSFPNALVTKLLLDCGADVNAVDNEGNSPLHIIVQYHRPISDFLTLHSIIISLVEAGAHTDMTNKQKKTPLDKSTTGVSEILLKTQMKLSLKCLAARAVRIYNISYQNQIPRTLEEFVKFH, encoded by the exons atGGAGGGCCTGGCCGGGTACGTGTACAAGGCGGCGAGCGAGGGGCGAGTGCTGACCCTGGCCGCGCTGCTCCTCAACCGCTCCGAGAGTGACATCAAGTACCTGCTGGGCTACGTCAGCCAGCACGGCGGGCAGCGCTCCACCCCGCTCATCATCGCCGCCCGAAATGGCCACACCAAGGTGGTCCGCCTGCTCCTCGAGCACTACCGCGTGCAGACCCAGCAGACCGGCACGGTCCGCTTCGACGG CTTTGTCATTGATGGAGCCACAGCTCTCTGGTGTGCAGCAGGAGCCGGCCACTTTGAAGTAGTCAAATTGCTGGTGAGTCACGGCGCCAATGTGAATCACACTACGGTGACCAATTCGACTCCCCTGAGGGCCGCGTGTTTCGATGGCAGACTGGACATTGTGAAATACCTGGTAGAAAACAATGCCAACATCAGCATTGCCAACAAGTACGACAACACTTGCCTTATGATTGCGGCTTACAAAGGCCACACGGATGTGGTGAGGTACCTCCTTGAGCAGCATGCTGATCCCAACGCCAAAGCCCACTGCGGTGCCACGGCGTTGCACTTCGCGGCCGAAGCTGGCCACTTGGAAATAGTGAGGGAGCTGGTCAAGTGGAAGGCGGCGATGATGGTGAATGGCCATGGGATGACTCCGCTGAAAGTCGCTGCCGAGAGCTGCAAGGCTGATGTTGTAGAGCTGCTGCTTGCTCATGCCGACTGTGATAGGAGAAGCCGGATTGAAGCTCTGGAACTTCTGGGTGCCTCATTtgcaaatgacagagaaaaCTATGATATAATGAAGACTTACCACTATTTATATTTAGCGATGCTGGAGAGGTACCGAGACAGTGAGAATATAATTGAAAAAGAAGTTCTTCCACAAATTGAAGCTTATGGAAACAGGACTGAATGCAGGACTCCTCAGGAATTAGAGTCTATTAGGCAGGACAGAGATGCCCTTCACATGGAGGGCCTCATTGTGCGGGAAAGAATTCTGGGCTCAGACAATATCGATGTTTCTCACCCCATTATTTACCGTGGGGCTGTTTATGCAGATAACATGGAGTTTGAACAGTGTATCAAGCTATGGCTTCATGCATTGCATCTAAGGCAAAAAGGCAACAGGAACACTCATAAGGACCTCCTGAGGTTTGCTCAAGTCTTTTCTCAGATGATACACTTAAATGAGCCTGTTAAAGCCAAGGACATTGAGAGCGTTCTGAGGTGCAGCGTCTTGGAAATAGAACAAGGCATGTCCCGGATCAAAACCACCCAAGACTCTGACATCCACACAGCCATGGACAACTACGAATGCAACATTTTTACCTTTCTCTACTTAGTCTGCATCTCTACCAAGACCCAGTGCAGCGAAGAGGATCAGTCGCGAATCAACAAACAGATTTATAACCTGATTCACCTCGATCCCAGAACTCGGGATGGCTCTAGTTTGCTGCATCATGCTGTCAATTCCAGTACGCCGGTTGACGACTTCCACACGAATGATGTCTGCAGCTTTCCTAACGCACTTGTCACAAAACTCTTGCTAGATTGTGGTGCTGATGTCAACGCTGTGGACAACGAAGGGAATAGTCCACTCCACATCATTGTCCAATATCACAGGCCCATCAGTGACTTCTTGACATTGCATTCCATCATCATTAGCCTGGTGGAGGCTGGTGCTCATACAGACATGACgaacaagcagaagaaaaccccTCTTGATAAAAGTACAACAGGGGTGTCTGAAATACTCCTTAAAACTCAAATGAAGCTGAGTCTCAAGTGCCTGGCTGCCCGAGCAGTACGGATCTATAACATCAGCTACCAAAACCAGATCCCCAGAACTCTGGAAGAATTTGTGAAGTTTCACTAG